From the Helicobacter pylori genome, one window contains:
- a CDS encoding DUF6394 family protein, whose product MDWGRVIHVLFSLISLTTIAGFLYEPNTVVLFVALALNLISVTLKIGVCKRFASELLASSLATVLHLIPAFVFLQILNNLVTAYMLMIGALISNAFSLIFLLIESVVTSETD is encoded by the coding sequence ATGGATTGGGGTCGGGTCATTCATGTGCTGTTCAGCCTTATTTCTTTAACCACCATTGCAGGGTTTTTGTATGAGCCTAATACGGTGGTGTTGTTTGTAGCGTTAGCTTTAAACCTTATTTCTGTTACGCTCAAAATTGGGGTGTGCAAGCGTTTCGCTTCAGAGTTGTTGGCCAGCTCTTTAGCCACCGTGTTGCACCTCATACCGGCGTTTGTGTTTTTACAGATTTTAAACAATTTGGTTACAGCTTACATGCTCATGATTGGGGCGTTAATTAGTAACGCTTTTAGCCTCATCTTTTTGTTGATTGAAAGCGTTGTAACGAGCGAAACAGACTAA
- the mfd gene encoding transcription-repair coupling factor, whose protein sequence is MIQSSLYRALNKGFDYQILACKDFKESKLAKEVISYFKPNTKAVLFPEFRAKKNDDLRSFFEEFLQLLGGLREFYQALENKQEAIIIAPISALLHPLPKKELLESFKITLLEKYNLKDLKDKLFYYGYEILDLVEVEGEASFRGDIVDIYIPNSKAYRLSFFDAECESIKELDPTTQMSLKEDLLEIEIPPTLFSLDEPSYKDLKTKVEQSPLNSFSKDLTSFGLWFLGEKANDLLHTYKSIISPKALEEIQELASLNELDDERFKFLKVLENAQGYEDLEIHAHALEGFIALHSNHKITLLAPNKTILDNAVSALEKSNMECVIAPFVLNFKTPNGIFISLNSFERKKKRQKSKLALNELNAGEWVVHDDYGVGVFSQLIQHSVLGSKRDFLEIAYLGEDKLLLPVENLHLIARYVAQSDSVPVKDRLGKGSFLKLKAKVRAKLLEIAGKIIELAAERNLILGKKMDTHLAELEVFKSHAGFEYTSDQEKAIAEISRDLSSHRVMDRLLSGDVGFGKTEVAMHAIFCAFLNGFQSALVVPTTLLAHQHFETLRARFEKFGVKVARLDRYIKTSEKSKLLKAVELGQVDALIGTHAILGAKFKNLGLMVVDEEHKFGVKQKEALKELSKSVHFLSMSATPIPRTLNMALSQIKGISSLKTPPTDRKPSRTFLKEKNDELLKEIIYRELRRNGQIFYIHNHIASISKVKTKLEELIPKLKIAILHSQINANESEEVMLEFAKGNYQVLLCTSIVESGIHLPNANTIIIDNAQNFGLADLHQLRGRVGRGKKEGFCYFLIEDQKNLNEQALKRLLALEKNSYLGSGESIAYHDLEIRGGGNLLGQDQSGHIKNIGYALYTRMLEDAIYELSGGKKRLEKSVEIQLGVSAFLNPELIASDSLRLDLYRRLSLCENVDEVGQIHEEIEDRFGKMDDLSTQFLQIITLKILANQLGILKLSNFNQNITLTYSDEHKESLKAPSKDDNDILETLLKHLRAQISLKRR, encoded by the coding sequence ATGATCCAATCTAGCCTTTATAGAGCCTTAAACAAAGGCTTTGATTACCAAATACTCGCTTGTAAGGATTTTAAAGAATCCAAGCTCGCTAAAGAAGTCATAAGCTATTTTAAGCCAAATACCAAAGCCGTTCTTTTCCCAGAGTTTAGGGCTAAAAAAAACGACGATTTGCGTTCGTTTTTTGAAGAATTTTTACAGCTTTTAGGGGGTTTGAGGGAGTTTTATCAGGCCTTAGAAAACAAGCAAGAAGCGATCATCATTGCCCCTATTAGCGCTTTATTACACCCTTTACCTAAAAAAGAACTTTTAGAAAGCTTTAAAATCACTCTTTTAGAAAAATATAACCTTAAAGATTTGAAAGACAAGCTCTTTTATTATGGCTATGAAATTTTAGACTTAGTGGAAGTGGAAGGCGAAGCGAGCTTTAGGGGGGATATTGTGGATATTTATATACCTAATTCTAAGGCGTATCGCTTGAGTTTTTTTGACGCAGAGTGTGAGAGCATTAAGGAATTGGACCCCACCACTCAAATGAGTCTCAAAGAAGATTTGTTAGAAATTGAAATCCCCCCCACGCTTTTTAGTTTGGACGAACCATCTTATAAGGATCTAAAAACAAAAGTGGAACAAAGCCCCTTAAATAGCTTTTCTAAAGATTTAACCAGTTTTGGTTTGTGGTTTTTAGGAGAAAAAGCAAACGATTTGTTGCACACCTATAAAAGTATTATAAGCCCTAAGGCTTTAGAAGAAATTCAAGAATTAGCGAGCTTAAACGAATTGGATGATGAGCGTTTCAAATTTTTAAAGGTTTTAGAAAACGCGCAAGGCTATGAAGATTTAGAAATCCATGCGCATGCCCTAGAAGGCTTTATCGCTTTGCATTCAAATCATAAAATCACGCTCCTAGCCCCTAATAAAACGATTTTAGATAATGCGGTAAGCGCGCTTGAAAAAAGCAACATGGAATGCGTGATCGCCCCCTTTGTGTTAAATTTTAAAACCCCTAATGGAATTTTTATCTCGCTCAATTCCTTTGAAAGGAAGAAAAAACGCCAAAAATCCAAGCTCGCTTTGAATGAATTGAATGCGGGCGAATGGGTGGTGCATGATGATTATGGGGTGGGCGTGTTTTCTCAATTAATCCAGCACAGCGTTTTAGGGAGCAAGAGGGATTTTTTAGAAATCGCTTATTTGGGCGAAGACAAACTGCTATTACCGGTAGAAAACTTGCATCTCATCGCTCGCTATGTGGCGCAAAGCGATAGCGTGCCGGTTAAAGACCGGCTAGGGAAAGGGAGTTTCCTCAAACTAAAAGCTAAAGTCAGGGCTAAACTTTTAGAAATTGCGGGCAAGATCATTGAATTAGCGGCTGAACGCAATTTGATCTTGGGCAAAAAGATGGACACGCATTTAGCGGAGTTGGAAGTCTTTAAATCGCATGCGGGGTTTGAATACACCAGTGATCAAGAAAAAGCCATCGCTGAAATTTCAAGGGATTTAAGCTCTCACAGGGTGATGGACAGATTATTGAGTGGGGATGTGGGTTTTGGGAAAACGGAAGTGGCGATGCATGCGATTTTTTGCGCGTTTTTGAACGGCTTTCAAAGCGCGCTAGTCGTGCCTACTACTTTATTAGCCCACCAGCATTTTGAAACTTTAAGGGCGCGTTTTGAAAAGTTTGGCGTTAAAGTGGCTCGTTTGGACAGGTATATTAAAACTAGCGAAAAAAGCAAGCTTTTAAAGGCGGTGGAATTAGGGCAAGTTGATGCGCTAATAGGCACGCATGCGATTTTGGGCGCAAAGTTTAAAAACTTGGGTTTAATGGTCGTAGATGAAGAGCATAAATTTGGCGTGAAACAAAAAGAAGCTTTAAAAGAATTGAGCAAAAGCGTGCATTTCTTAAGCATGTCCGCCACGCCTATCCCGCGCACTCTAAACATGGCGCTTTCTCAAATCAAAGGCATTAGTTCTTTAAAAACCCCACCCACAGACAGAAAACCCAGCCGCACTTTTTTGAAAGAAAAAAATGACGAACTCTTAAAAGAGATTATTTACAGAGAATTACGCCGTAACGGGCAAATTTTTTACATCCATAACCACATCGCTAGCATTTCAAAAGTCAAAACCAAGCTAGAAGAGTTGATCCCTAAGCTCAAAATCGCCATTTTGCATTCCCAGATTAACGCTAATGAGAGCGAAGAAGTCATGCTAGAGTTTGCTAAGGGGAACTATCAGGTTTTATTATGCACTTCTATTGTGGAATCAGGGATTCATTTGCCTAACGCTAACACGATTATTATTGATAATGCGCAAAATTTCGGGCTGGCTGATTTGCACCAGTTAAGAGGGCGTGTGGGGAGAGGCAAAAAAGAAGGCTTTTGCTATTTCCTCATAGAAGATCAAAAAAACTTGAATGAACAGGCTTTAAAACGCTTGCTCGCTTTAGAAAAAAATTCGTATTTGGGCAGTGGGGAGAGTATCGCCTATCATGATTTAGAAATCAGAGGGGGTGGGAATTTGCTTGGGCAAGATCAAAGCGGGCATATTAAAAACATCGGTTATGCGCTCTATACGCGCATGCTTGAAGACGCGATTTATGAATTGAGTGGGGGGAAGAAAAGGCTTGAAAAAAGTGTAGAGATCCAACTTGGCGTGAGCGCTTTTTTAAACCCTGAACTCATTGCAAGCGATAGTTTGAGGTTGGATCTATACCGCCGTTTGAGTTTGTGTGAAAATGTAGATGAGGTGGGGCAAATCCATGAAGAAATAGAAGACAGGTTTGGCAAAATGGACGATTTGAGCACTCAATTTTTGCAAATCATTACGCTTAAAATCTTAGCCAACCAGCTTGGCATCCTTAAACTTTCTAATTTCAATCAAAACATCACCCTTACTTATAGCGATGAACATAAAGAAAGCCTGAAAGCCCCAAGCAAAGACGATAACGATATTTTAGAAACCCTTTTGAAACATTTGCGCGCTCAAATTTCTTTAAAACGGCGTTAA
- the lptE gene encoding LPS assembly lipoprotein LptE encodes MRVLLFFIVLLLFKGCGYKPIAAYAQNALGDSVYVKLIVNLPNPENSVEFKDLMNRLVVQRFQNRLASEKDSDSIIIIEITNVTDTSITQNKEGFTTFYRATVSVNYTYDNKRGVRKTFQNSGYYNYAVNLQDPLNTFQNRYYAINQAVEQTLTKFVAQIAYEGKFNNEK; translated from the coding sequence ATGAGGGTTTTACTTTTTTTTATTGTGTTGCTTTTGTTCAAGGGCTGTGGGTATAAACCCATCGCCGCTTACGCTCAAAACGCGCTTGGCGATAGCGTGTATGTAAAACTCATTGTGAATTTGCCTAACCCTGAAAACTCTGTGGAGTTTAAGGATTTGATGAATCGTTTAGTCGTGCAACGCTTCCAAAACCGCCTGGCGAGCGAAAAGGATTCAGATTCCATTATTATCATAGAAATCACGAATGTAACCGATACGAGCATCACGCAAAATAAAGAAGGTTTTACGACTTTCTATCGCGCGACCGTGTCTGTGAATTACACCTACGATAATAAAAGAGGCGTTAGAAAGACTTTTCAAAATAGCGGATACTACAATTACGCCGTGAATTTACAAGACCCCCTTAACACTTTCCAGAACCGCTATTACGCTATCAATCAGGCTGTGGAGCAAACTTTGACTAAATTTGTGGCTCAAATCGCTTATGAGGGGAAATTCAATAATGAAAAATAG
- a CDS encoding bactofilin family protein has protein sequence MAIFDNNNKSANAKTGPATIIAQGTKIKGELHLDYHLHIDGELEGVVHSKSTVVIGQTGSVVGEIFANKLVVNGKFTGTVEAEVVEIMPLGRLDGKISSQELVVERKGILIGETRPKNIQGGALLINEQEKKIENK, from the coding sequence ATGGCAATCTTTGATAACAATAATAAATCGGCTAATGCAAAAACAGGACCAGCGACTATCATCGCTCAAGGCACCAAAATAAAGGGGGAGCTTCATTTGGATTACCATTTGCATATAGATGGCGAATTAGAAGGGGTGGTGCATTCTAAAAGCACGGTGGTGATCGGACAAACCGGCTCGGTAGTGGGTGAGATTTTTGCTAATAAATTAGTAGTGAATGGCAAGTTTACTGGCACGGTGGAAGCGGAAGTGGTAGAAATCATGCCTTTAGGGCGCCTTGATGGTAAGATCTCTAGCCAAGAGCTTGTGGTGGAAAGGAAGGGGATTTTGATTGGGGAAACTCGCCCTAAGAATATTCAGGGGGGGGCGTTGTTGATCAATGAGCAAGAAAAGAAAATTGAAAATAAATAG
- the petA gene encoding ubiquinol-cytochrome c reductase iron-sulfur subunit — protein sequence MADIQRRDFLGMSLASVTAIGAIASLVAMKKTWDPLPSVVSAGFTTIDVANMQEGQFSTVEWRGKPVYILKRSKKEGFNEKRDFKIGESVFTTAIQICTHLGCIPTYQDEEKGFLCPCHGGRFTADGVNIAGTPPPRPFDIPPFKIEGTKITFGEAGAEYKKMMAKA from the coding sequence ATGGCAGATATTCAAAGGCGTGATTTTTTAGGAATGAGCCTTGCTAGCGTTACAGCTATAGGGGCGATAGCGAGTTTGGTAGCGATGAAAAAGACTTGGGATCCGCTCCCAAGCGTTGTTTCAGCCGGTTTTACAACCATAGATGTGGCGAACATGCAAGAAGGGCAGTTTTCCACGGTGGAATGGCGTGGGAAACCGGTCTATATCCTCAAGCGTTCTAAAAAAGAGGGCTTTAATGAAAAGCGCGATTTTAAAATTGGCGAGAGCGTTTTTACCACAGCCATTCAAATTTGCACGCATTTAGGGTGTATCCCCACTTATCAAGATGAAGAAAAAGGTTTTTTATGCCCATGCCATGGGGGGCGTTTCACGGCTGATGGCGTGAATATTGCCGGCACTCCCCCTCCACGCCCTTTTGATATTCCGCCTTTTAAAATTGAAGGCACTAAAATCACTTTTGGTGAAGCCGGGGCTGAATACAAGAAAATGATGGCTAAAGCGTAA
- a CDS encoding bifunctional folylpolyglutamate synthase/dihydrofolate synthase yields the protein MKNSHGLKAFLETKPKEYHQFDPSRFIQIYKDFKNAFFEIQAKVIHVVGTNGKGSTGRFLTLLLADQNFKVLHFTSPHVFEFRERFYLNGSVVKESVLENAHQQLQSHAFSSACSYFEYATLLAVMLAKDCDYLVLEAGLGGEFDSTNALEKTLSVFTPIDYDHKEFLGDSLESIATTKLKAMSSLNVIAPQQELVLNVAQKIAKEKRAQLIVVQNEISKGVGDYIERHHLAHFLAMNLEVALKAFETLVPCNKQEVLKNLKPLDLIGRCELLSPNILIDVGHNPHSAKALKEEIKRLFNAPIVLIYNCYQDKDAFLVLEILKPVVKKVLILELHNERIIQLEKLKGILETLGLEHALFEDVKENENYLVYGSFLVANAFYERYPKKRD from the coding sequence ATGAAAAATAGTCATGGGTTGAAGGCGTTTTTAGAAACAAAGCCTAAGGAATACCATCAGTTTGACCCTAGCCGTTTCATTCAAATTTATAAAGATTTTAAAAACGCTTTTTTTGAGATTCAAGCCAAAGTCATTCATGTGGTAGGGACTAATGGTAAGGGCAGCACAGGGCGGTTTTTAACCCTTTTATTAGCCGATCAAAATTTTAAGGTGTTGCATTTCACCTCCCCTCATGTTTTTGAATTCAGGGAGCGCTTTTATTTGAATGGTTCTGTTGTTAAAGAAAGCGTTTTAGAAAACGCCCACCAGCAATTGCAATCGCATGCTTTCAGCAGTGCTTGCTCGTATTTTGAATACGCTACCTTACTAGCCGTCATGCTCGCTAAAGATTGCGATTATCTAGTCTTAGAAGCGGGGCTTGGGGGGGAGTTTGACAGCACGAACGCTTTGGAAAAAACCCTAAGCGTTTTCACCCCCATTGATTACGATCATAAGGAATTTTTAGGGGATAGTTTAGAAAGCATTGCGACTACTAAATTAAAAGCGATGAGTTCTCTTAATGTCATCGCTCCCCAACAAGAACTGGTTTTAAATGTGGCTCAAAAAATCGCCAAAGAAAAACGCGCGCAATTGATTGTGGTTCAAAATGAAATTTCAAAAGGAGTCGGGGATTATATTGAACGCCACCATTTAGCCCATTTTTTAGCGATGAATTTAGAAGTGGCCCTAAAAGCGTTTGAGACGCTAGTGCCATGCAATAAACAAGAAGTTTTAAAAAACCTAAAGCCCCTGGATTTAATCGGCCGTTGCGAGCTTTTAAGCCCTAATATTTTAATAGATGTGGGGCATAACCCCCATAGCGCTAAAGCCTTAAAAGAAGAAATCAAACGCCTTTTTAACGCTCCAATCGTTTTGATTTATAACTGTTATCAAGATAAAGACGCTTTTTTGGTGCTAGAAATTTTAAAGCCTGTGGTTAAAAAGGTTTTGATTTTAGAATTGCATAATGAAAGAATTATCCAATTAGAAAAACTTAAAGGGATTTTAGAAACTTTAGGGTTAGAACACGCCTTGTTTGAAGATGTGAAAGAAAATGAAAATTATTTGGTGTATGGCTCATTTTTGGTAGCCAACGCTTTTTATGAACGCTATCCAAAGAAGAGGGATTGA
- the csd1 gene encoding peptidoglycan DD-metalloendopeptidase Csd1, producing the protein MFLDRRLIVMVTDSKGSRYINVHILFRQISLYALLSVVGSLLFLGVSLLVLNKEIRNIEKQHALITKEFEKKRETNEKLSLQMDEFLDDLQLSGERINDLEEVVGVNRPEEEKEEGNFSSRLDVAGITGLQKSFIMRLIPNDYPLESYRRVSAAFNKRMHPILHVLHNHTGLDLSTAINTPVYASASGVVGLASKGWNGGYGNLIKVFHPFGFKTYYAHLNKIVVKTGEFVKKGQLIGYSGNTGMSTGPHLHYEVRFLDQPINPMSFTKWNMKDFEEVFNKERSIRWQSLITIINRLMQKQDQRLSSLKAPK; encoded by the coding sequence GTGTTTTTAGACAGGCGTTTGATTGTGATGGTTACGGACTCTAAAGGGAGCCGTTATATTAATGTTCATATCTTATTCCGTCAAATCAGTTTGTATGCGCTGTTGAGCGTTGTGGGATCTTTATTGTTTTTAGGCGTTTCATTACTGGTTTTAAATAAAGAAATTAGAAATATTGAAAAACAGCATGCTTTAATCACTAAGGAATTTGAGAAAAAAAGAGAGACTAATGAAAAGCTTTCTTTGCAAATGGATGAATTTTTAGACGATTTGCAACTTTCAGGGGAGCGCATCAACGATTTAGAAGAAGTGGTGGGGGTGAATAGGCCTGAAGAAGAAAAAGAAGAGGGCAATTTTTCCAGCCGCTTGGATGTCGCTGGGATTACCGGGCTTCAAAAAAGCTTTATCATGCGCCTTATCCCCAATGACTACCCGCTAGAATCCTATCGGCGCGTTTCAGCCGCCTTTAACAAAAGAATGCACCCTATTTTGCATGTGTTGCACAACCATACCGGGCTTGATTTAAGCACCGCTATTAACACCCCTGTGTATGCGAGCGCGAGCGGGGTAGTGGGGTTAGCGAGTAAGGGGTGGAATGGGGGATATGGGAATTTGATTAAGGTTTTCCACCCTTTTGGTTTTAAAACCTACTACGCCCATTTGAATAAAATCGTCGTAAAAACGGGCGAATTTGTCAAAAAAGGGCAGTTGATTGGGTATAGTGGTAATACAGGAATGAGTACAGGACCGCATTTGCATTATGAAGTGCGCTTCTTAGATCAACCCATAAACCCCATGAGTTTCACCAAATGGAACATGAAAGATTTTGAAGAAGTTTTTAATAAAGAAAGGAGCATCAGATGGCAATCTTTGATAACAATAATAAATCGGCTAATGCAAAAACAGGACCAGCGACTATCATCGCTCAAGGCACCAAAATAA
- the leuS gene encoding leucine--tRNA ligase has product MDFINIEKKWQEFWWKNKSFEPKDDFNLPKKYILSMLPYPSGEIHMGHVRNYTIGDALARYYRLHHYNVLHPMGFDSFGMPAENAAIKHGIHPKTWTYENIEAMQKEFEALGFSFSKNREFATSDPDYTKFEQQFFIDLWEKGLIYRKKAMLNWCPNDKTVLANEQVIDGRCWRCDTEVIQKELYQYYLKITNYAEELLKDLETLENHWPSQVLTMQKNWIGKSSGLQFGFKIADECLKACNGIQEIEVFTTRADTIYGVTYIAIAPEHPLVEHAIKQVSQEDSKVIKAILNTTQRERALEKKGVFLGIYAIHPLTKQKIPVWVANFALANYGSGALMGVPACDERDFEFANLYHIPIKVITQSSQSLPHTKEEVLKNSGEWSDLSSSVAREQIIAYFEKENLGKRVINYRLQDWGVSRQRYWGAPIPMIHCKNCGIVPETQLPVTLPEDIVIDGEGNPLEKHASWKFAQCPKCHKDALRETDTMDTFIQSSWYFLRYTTPKDERKNQAFDQNYLKYFMPVDTYIGGIEHAILHLLYARFFTKALRDLGYLNLDEPFKQLITQGMVLKDGAKMSKSKGNVVSPKEILKKYGADAARLFILFAAPPAKELEWNDSALEGAHRFIKRLYDKANAITPTTSKPEFKGVSLNEAQKLARKKVYEALKKSHEIFNKAESAYAFNTLIASCMEALNALNAQTNEQILCEGYFVLLQILEPIIPHMAWELSERLFKRENFKPIEVDENALIEDFMTLGLTINGKRRAELKVNVNASKEEIIVLAKKELEKYLEKASVKKEIYVPNKLVNFVIA; this is encoded by the coding sequence ATGGATTTTATCAATATAGAAAAAAAATGGCAAGAATTTTGGTGGAAAAATAAGAGTTTTGAGCCTAAAGACGATTTTAACCTCCCTAAAAAATACATTCTAAGCATGTTGCCTTATCCTAGTGGGGAAATCCACATGGGGCATGTGCGCAATTACACCATTGGCGATGCGTTGGCGCGTTATTATCGTTTGCACCATTACAATGTGTTACACCCTATGGGGTTTGATTCTTTTGGGATGCCTGCGGAAAATGCGGCCATTAAGCATGGTATCCACCCTAAAACCTGGACTTATGAAAACATTGAAGCCATGCAAAAAGAGTTTGAAGCTTTAGGGTTTTCTTTTTCTAAAAACAGGGAATTTGCTACTTCAGATCCGGATTACACGAAATTTGAACAGCAATTTTTCATTGATTTGTGGGAAAAAGGGCTGATCTATCGCAAGAAAGCCATGCTCAATTGGTGCCCTAACGACAAAACCGTTTTAGCTAATGAGCAAGTCATTGATGGGAGGTGTTGGCGTTGCGACACAGAAGTCATTCAAAAAGAACTCTACCAATATTATTTGAAGATCACAAACTACGCTGAAGAATTGCTAAAAGACTTAGAAACTTTAGAGAATCATTGGCCTTCTCAAGTCCTAACCATGCAAAAAAATTGGATAGGGAAATCTAGCGGGTTGCAATTTGGTTTTAAGATCGCTGATGAGTGTTTGAAAGCTTGCAACGGCATTCAAGAAATTGAAGTTTTTACCACAAGAGCGGATACCATTTATGGCGTCACTTACATTGCGATCGCCCCAGAACACCCTTTAGTAGAGCATGCCATCAAGCAAGTGAGCCAAGAAGATTCAAAGGTTATTAAAGCGATTTTAAACACGACTCAAAGAGAAAGAGCCTTAGAGAAAAAAGGGGTGTTTTTAGGAATTTATGCTATCCACCCTTTAACGAAGCAAAAAATCCCTGTTTGGGTGGCTAATTTCGCTCTAGCCAATTATGGCTCTGGGGCGTTAATGGGCGTGCCAGCCTGCGATGAAAGGGATTTTGAATTCGCTAATCTTTATCATATCCCTATTAAAGTGATCACTCAAAGTTCTCAAAGTTTGCCCCACACCAAAGAAGAGGTTTTAAAAAATAGCGGGGAGTGGAGCGATCTTTCTAGCTCAGTGGCCAGAGAGCAAATCATCGCTTATTTTGAAAAAGAAAACCTCGGTAAAAGGGTCATCAACTACCGCTTGCAAGATTGGGGGGTGAGCCGTCAAAGGTATTGGGGAGCGCCCATTCCTATGATTCATTGCAAGAATTGCGGGATCGTGCCTGAAACCCAACTACCGGTAACTTTACCTGAAGACATTGTGATTGATGGGGAGGGCAATCCGTTAGAAAAGCATGCAAGTTGGAAATTCGCTCAATGCCCTAAATGCCACAAAGACGCTTTAAGAGAAACAGACACCATGGACACTTTCATCCAATCCAGTTGGTATTTCTTGCGCTACACCACGCCCAAAGATGAGCGTAAAAATCAAGCGTTTGATCAAAATTACTTGAAGTATTTCATGCCAGTGGACACTTATATTGGCGGCATTGAACATGCGATTTTGCACTTGTTATACGCGCGCTTTTTCACTAAGGCTTTAAGGGATTTGGGCTATCTCAATTTAGATGAGCCTTTCAAACAGCTTATCACTCAAGGCATGGTCTTAAAAGATGGCGCTAAGATGAGCAAATCTAAAGGCAATGTCGTTAGCCCTAAAGAGATACTTAAAAAATATGGGGCTGATGCTGCAAGGCTTTTTATCCTTTTTGCTGCCCCACCGGCTAAAGAATTGGAATGGAATGACAGCGCTTTAGAGGGTGCACACCGGTTTATCAAGCGCTTATACGACAAAGCGAACGCCATTACCCCTACCACTTCTAAGCCTGAATTTAAAGGAGTGAGCCTGAATGAAGCGCAAAAACTAGCCCGCAAAAAAGTCTATGAGGCGTTGAAAAAATCGCATGAAATTTTCAATAAGGCTGAAAGCGCTTACGCGTTTAACACTTTGATCGCAAGCTGCATGGAGGCTTTAAACGCTTTGAACGCGCAAACTAATGAACAAATTTTATGCGAGGGTTATTTTGTGTTGTTGCAAATTTTAGAGCCTATTATCCCGCACATGGCATGGGAATTGAGCGAGAGGCTTTTTAAAAGGGAGAATTTTAAGCCTATAGAAGTAGATGAAAACGCTTTGATAGAAGACTTTATGACTTTAGGGCTTACCATTAATGGCAAAAGGCGCGCGGAATTGAAAGTCAATGTTAACGCCAGTAAAGAAGAAATTATTGTTTTGGCTAAAAAAGAATTGGAGAAATATTTAGAAAAGGCGAGCGTTAAAAAAGAAATTTATGTGCCTAATAAGCTTGTTAACTTTGTCATCGCATGA
- the csd2 gene encoding M23B family cell shape-determining DD-metalloendopeptidase Csd2: MPQNQLVITIIDESGSKQLKFSKNLKRNLIISVIIFLLIVGLGVGFLKFLIAKMDTMTSERNAVLRDFRDLYQKNYTLTKEIKNKREELFIVGQKIRGLESLIEVKKGANGGGHLYDEVDLENLNLAQKHLALMLIPNGMPLKTYSAIKPTKERNHPIKKIKGVESGIDFIAPLNTPVYASADGIVDFVKTRSNVGYGNLVRIEHAFGFSSIYTHLDHVNVQPKSFIQKGQLIGYSGKSGNSGGEKLHYEVRFLGKILDAEKFLAWDLDHFQSALEENKFIEWKNLFWVLEDIVQLQEHVDKDTLKGQ; encoded by the coding sequence ATGCCACAAAACCAGCTTGTGATCACCATCATTGATGAATCAGGTTCTAAACAGCTCAAATTTTCTAAAAATTTAAAACGCAACCTCATCATTTCTGTTATCATTTTTTTGTTGATCGTGGGGCTTGGCGTGGGGTTTTTAAAATTTTTAATCGCTAAAATGGATACGATGACAAGCGAGAGGAATGCGGTTTTAAGAGATTTTAGGGATTTGTATCAAAAAAATTACACTTTGACAAAAGAGATTAAAAACAAGCGAGAAGAGCTTTTTATTGTGGGGCAAAAGATCCGTGGGCTAGAATCCTTGATTGAAGTCAAAAAGGGGGCTAATGGGGGAGGGCATCTCTATGATGAAGTGGATTTAGAAAATTTGAATTTGGCTCAAAAACATTTAGCGCTCATGCTCATTCCTAATGGCATGCCCCTAAAAACTTATAGCGCTATCAAACCCACTAAAGAAAGGAACCACCCCATTAAAAAGATTAAGGGCGTTGAATCTGGGATCGATTTTATCGCGCCATTAAACACGCCTGTTTATGCGAGCGCTGATGGGATTGTGGATTTTGTGAAGACTCGTTCTAATGTGGGGTATGGGAACTTGGTGCGCATTGAACATGCGTTTGGTTTTAGCTCTATTTATACGCATTTAGATCATGTCAATGTGCAGCCTAAAAGCTTCATTCAAAAAGGGCAGTTGATTGGCTATAGCGGGAAGAGCGGTAATAGCGGCGGCGAAAAATTGCATTATGAAGTGCGCTTTTTGGGTAAAATTTTAGACGCAGAAAAATTCCTGGCATGGGATTTGGATCATTTTCAAAGCGCTTTAGAAGAAAATAAATTTATTGAATGGAAGAATCTGTTTTGGGTTTTAGAAGACATCGTCCAGCTCCAAGAGCATGTGGATAAAGACACCTTAAAAGGTCAGTAG